One window from the genome of Myripristis murdjan chromosome 6, fMyrMur1.1, whole genome shotgun sequence encodes:
- the cdkn1bb gene encoding cyclin dependent kinase inhibitor 1Bb, protein MSNVRLSNGSPTLERTDARVSDHPKPSACRSLFGSVDHEELKRDLKGHFREMEEAASAKWGFDFANHTPLANGRLDWEIVDCRDIPDFYSRQQRREKGVCSSGNNNVDLNGNHNCVVMAPSEDTERSDSQMECKEQCTGPRKRPACHDPTAQNKRSHTSSDEVSCPNLTYSAEHTPRKPSPKRQT, encoded by the exons ATGTCAAATGTTCGTCTTTCAAACGGGAGCCCGACGTTGGAGCGGACGGACGCCCGTGTGTCGGATCACCCGAAACCGTCAGCCTGCAGAAGCCTCTTCGGCTCGGTGGATCACGAAGAGTTAAAGAGggatttaaagggacattttcGGGAGATGGAAGAGGCTGCCTCCGCCAAGTGGGGCTTCGACTTCGCCAATCACACGCCGCTGGCGAACGGGAGACTGGACTGGGAAATAGTGGATTGCAGAGACATCCCGGATTTCTACAGCAGGCAGCAGCGGAGAGAGAAGGGCGTCTGCTCCTCTGGGAATAACAATGTGGATCTAAATGGGAATCATAATTGCGTCGTGATGGCTCCTAGCGAAGACACCGAGAGGTCTGATAGTCAAATGGAGTGCAAGGAGCAGTGCACCGGGCCGAGGAAAAGACCTGCGTGCCACG ACCCCACGGCCCAGAATAAGAGGTCGCACACCAGCTCAGATGAAGTTAGCTGCCCGAACCTGACCTActctgcagaacacacacccaGAAAGCCCAGTCCCAAGAGACAAACGTGA